From Cellulophaga lytica DSM 7489, a single genomic window includes:
- a CDS encoding MerR family transcriptional regulator — protein sequence MHIELPEKRYYSIGEVAKAFNVNTSLIRFWEKEFDVLKPKKNAKGNRKFTPQDIKNLQLIYHLVKERGFTLDGAKTHLKEEKKKTLSNFDIITKLENVKSELLKIKDQL from the coding sequence ATGCATATAGAGCTTCCAGAAAAAAGATATTATAGTATTGGCGAAGTTGCCAAAGCTTTTAACGTGAATACGTCTTTAATACGTTTTTGGGAAAAGGAGTTTGATGTTTTAAAACCAAAAAAAAACGCTAAGGGCAACCGTAAATTTACACCGCAAGACATTAAAAACTTGCAGCTAATTTATCACTTAGTTAAAGAAAGAGGCTTTACTTTAGATGGTGCAAAAACACACCTTAAAGAAGAAAAGAAAAAAACACTTTCTAATTTTGATATTATTACAAAATTAGAAAATGTAAAATCAGAGCTTCTAAAAATTAAAGATCAATTATAA
- the alaS gene encoding alanine--tRNA ligase codes for MKSQEIRSQFLEFFKNKTHKIVSSAPMVIKDDPTLMFTNAGMNQFKEFFLGNTEAKNTRVVDTQKCLRVSGKHNDLEEVGKDTYHHTMFEMLGNWSFGDYFKEDAISWAWELLTKVFKIDESSLYVTVFEGSKDKDNLEMDQEALDLWKKIIPESQILFGNKKDNFWEMGDQGPCGPCSEIHVDIRSAEEKAKVSGAELVNMDHPQVVEIWNLVFMQYNRKANGELENLPAKHVDTGMGFERLCMVMQGVQSNYDTDVFTPIIREIETITNAEYNKNEDTNIAIRVIADHIRAVAFSIADGQLPSNTGAGYVIRRILRRAIRYGFTFLNTKEPFMYRLVNVLTNTMGDAFPELKEQKQLIENVVKEEEHSFLKTLDQGLVLLDSVINSASSKTIDGRKAFELYDTYGFPIDLTALILSERGYTLDEKGFDAAMQEQKNRSRSASEVSKEDWEVLLQDAEQEFVGYDVLETNVRLVKYRKVTSKKEGKQYQLVFNITPFYAEGGGQVGDKGYLEAQNGDVVYILDTKKENNEIIHFAKNLPKNTTDIFKAVVDVKQRQRTASNHTATHLLHQALREVLGTHVEQKGSAVHSKYLRFDFSHFSKVTTEQLKEVEDFVNARIEGNLPLEEKRNIPMQEALDAGAMALFGEKYGDTVRLIRFGQSVELCGGTHVQNTGDIWHFKIKSEGAVASGIRRIEAITSDAVKDFYADNNEVLTDIKEVLNNAKDPVKAVVSLQEENNKLKKEIEQLLKDKAKNLKGDLLNELQDVNGVQFLAKKVDLDPAGIKDLCFNMGANATNMFLLFGAENNGKATLSCYISKELAAEKDLNAGAIVRELGKYIQGGGGGQPFFATAGGKNPGGIAEALDKAIAYIK; via the coding sequence ATGAAATCTCAAGAAATAAGATCTCAGTTTTTAGAATTTTTTAAGAATAAAACACATAAAATTGTTTCTTCTGCCCCAATGGTCATTAAAGATGATCCTACTTTAATGTTTACTAATGCTGGTATGAACCAGTTTAAAGAATTTTTTCTTGGAAATACCGAAGCAAAAAACACAAGGGTAGTAGATACCCAAAAATGTTTGCGTGTTAGTGGTAAGCATAACGATTTAGAAGAGGTTGGTAAAGATACTTACCACCATACTATGTTTGAGATGTTGGGGAACTGGAGTTTTGGAGATTATTTTAAAGAAGACGCTATCTCTTGGGCTTGGGAACTGCTAACAAAGGTTTTTAAAATAGATGAGTCTAGCTTGTATGTTACCGTTTTTGAGGGTAGTAAAGACAAGGATAATTTAGAAATGGACCAAGAGGCGCTAGATTTATGGAAAAAAATTATTCCAGAATCTCAAATTCTTTTTGGTAATAAAAAAGATAACTTTTGGGAAATGGGAGATCAGGGGCCTTGCGGACCTTGTTCAGAAATACACGTAGATATTAGATCTGCAGAAGAAAAAGCAAAAGTTTCTGGTGCAGAATTGGTAAATATGGATCACCCACAGGTTGTAGAAATATGGAATCTTGTATTTATGCAGTACAACCGTAAAGCAAACGGAGAATTAGAAAACTTACCTGCTAAACACGTAGATACAGGAATGGGGTTTGAGCGTTTGTGTATGGTAATGCAAGGTGTACAGTCTAACTATGATACTGATGTTTTTACGCCTATAATTAGAGAAATAGAAACAATTACCAACGCAGAATACAATAAAAACGAAGATACTAATATTGCAATACGCGTTATTGCAGACCATATTAGAGCTGTTGCTTTTTCTATAGCAGATGGTCAGTTGCCAAGTAATACTGGTGCTGGTTATGTAATACGTAGAATTTTAAGAAGGGCTATACGTTACGGATTTACGTTTTTAAATACCAAAGAACCATTTATGTATAGGTTAGTAAATGTATTAACCAATACAATGGGTGATGCTTTTCCTGAGCTTAAAGAACAAAAACAACTTATTGAAAATGTAGTAAAGGAAGAAGAGCATTCTTTTTTAAAGACACTAGACCAAGGCTTGGTATTATTAGACAGTGTTATTAATAGTGCGTCTTCTAAAACTATTGATGGCAGAAAAGCATTTGAATTGTATGATACATATGGTTTTCCTATAGATTTAACCGCTCTTATTTTAAGTGAGCGTGGTTATACGTTAGATGAAAAAGGTTTTGATGCAGCAATGCAAGAACAAAAAAACAGATCTAGGTCTGCTTCTGAGGTTTCTAAAGAAGATTGGGAAGTGCTTTTACAAGATGCAGAACAAGAGTTTGTTGGTTATGATGTATTAGAAACTAATGTGCGTTTAGTTAAATACAGAAAAGTAACCTCTAAAAAAGAAGGTAAACAATACCAGTTGGTGTTTAATATTACTCCATTTTATGCAGAAGGAGGCGGACAAGTAGGTGATAAAGGGTATTTAGAAGCACAAAACGGAGATGTTGTTTACATATTAGATACTAAAAAAGAGAATAACGAGATTATTCACTTTGCAAAGAATTTACCAAAAAATACTACAGATATTTTTAAGGCTGTTGTAGATGTAAAACAACGCCAAAGAACGGCAAGTAACCATACTGCTACACATTTACTACACCAAGCATTAAGAGAAGTTTTAGGTACACACGTAGAGCAAAAAGGTTCTGCTGTACACTCTAAATATTTACGTTTTGATTTTTCTCACTTTTCTAAAGTAACTACAGAGCAACTAAAAGAGGTTGAGGATTTTGTAAATGCAAGAATAGAAGGTAATTTACCATTAGAAGAAAAACGTAACATACCAATGCAAGAAGCTTTAGATGCTGGTGCAATGGCTTTGTTTGGAGAGAAATACGGAGATACGGTTAGGCTTATACGTTTTGGGCAGTCGGTAGAACTTTGTGGTGGTACGCACGTACAAAACACAGGAGATATTTGGCACTTTAAAATTAAGTCTGAAGGTGCAGTTGCCTCTGGAATACGTAGAATAGAAGCTATTACTTCTGATGCTGTTAAAGATTTTTATGCAGATAATAATGAGGTGTTAACAGATATAAAAGAAGTTTTAAACAATGCTAAAGACCCTGTAAAAGCTGTAGTTTCTTTACAAGAAGAGAATAACAAACTTAAAAAGGAGATAGAGCAACTATTAAAAGATAAGGCTAAAAACTTAAAGGGCGATTTGCTTAACGAGTTACAAGATGTAAATGGCGTGCAATTTTTGGCTAAAAAGGTGGATTTAGATCCTGCAGGTATAAAAGACTTGTGTTTTAATATGGGAGCTAATGCTACTAATATGTTCTTGCTTTTTGGAGCAGAAAATAATGGTAAAGCAACCTTGTCTTGTTACATATCTAAAGAACTGGCTGCAGAAAAAGATTTAAATGCAGGTGCAATTGTACGTGAATTAGGTAAGTATATTCAAGGTGGCGGTGGCGGACAACCGTTTTTTGCTACAGCAGGTGGTAAAAACCCAGGAGGTATTGCAGAAGCCTTAGATAAAGCAATAGCATATATTAAATAA
- a CDS encoding GSCFA domain-containing protein gives MKLQTKVPLKPSTFQINYSNKLLLLGSCFAEHIGNKFSYYKMQAVTNPFGVLFHPQAITQLVKNAVLEEKYTEKDIFNQNERWHSFNAHSVLSTPSKQKLVQNLNAAVAETRQVLTNATHIVVTLGTAWVYKHLELNKVVANCHKVPQKAFNKQLLTVTEIEASLQELISLVKSVNTNAKFIFTVSPVRHIKDGFVENQRSKSHLLTAVHNTIELEKNRGDAFYFPSYEIMMDELRDYRFYKEDMVHPSKLAVDYIWEKFSDVWLTKKALETTVKVGAVQRGLEHRPFNSESEEHQKFLKNIQEKITYLQKEYPFISF, from the coding sequence ATGAAACTACAAACTAAAGTACCACTTAAGCCAAGTACGTTTCAAATAAACTATTCTAACAAATTATTGTTGTTAGGTTCTTGTTTTGCAGAACATATAGGTAATAAATTTTCCTATTATAAAATGCAAGCTGTAACCAACCCGTTTGGGGTGTTATTTCATCCACAGGCAATAACACAGCTGGTTAAAAATGCTGTTTTAGAAGAAAAATACACAGAAAAAGATATCTTTAATCAAAATGAGCGTTGGCATAGTTTCAATGCTCATTCTGTTTTAAGTACACCCTCAAAACAAAAACTAGTACAAAATTTAAATGCAGCAGTTGCAGAAACTAGGCAGGTTTTAACTAATGCTACACACATTGTAGTTACCTTGGGAACGGCTTGGGTGTACAAACATTTAGAATTAAATAAAGTAGTTGCTAACTGCCATAAAGTTCCGCAGAAAGCTTTTAATAAGCAATTGTTAACAGTTACAGAAATAGAGGCTAGTTTACAAGAGCTTATATCATTAGTAAAAAGTGTAAATACTAATGCTAAATTTATTTTTACGGTGTCTCCTGTTAGGCATATTAAAGATGGTTTTGTAGAAAATCAGCGTAGTAAATCTCATTTGCTAACCGCTGTGCATAATACCATAGAATTAGAAAAAAACAGGGGTGATGCTTTTTATTTTCCTAGTTATGAAATTATGATGGATGAATTGCGTGATTATCGTTTTTATAAAGAAGATATGGTGCACCCAAGCAAATTAGCGGTAGATTATATTTGGGAAAAGTTTAGTGATGTATGGTTAACTAAAAAGGCCTTAGAAACTACTGTAAAAGTTGGCGCTGTACAAAGAGGTTTGGAGCATAGACCTTTTAATTCGGAGTCAGAGGAGCATCAGAAGTTTTTAAAAAACATTCAAGAAAAAATTACGTATCTTCAAAAAGAATATCCTTTTATTTCGTTTTAA
- a CDS encoding LemA family protein, which translates to MKKLLIVLAVFVVLLLALGGWYVSANNELVEMKGQAVKQWANVESSYQRRNDLIGNLVKTVQGAADFEKSTLTGVINARAKATSINIDPSNMTPEQIAQFSKVQSGLTGALSKLLVSVERYPDLKANKNFLELQAQIEGTENRINVERNRFNDIAGDYNIHIKKIPTNIIAAIANFEPMALFSADEGSEKAPDASFDFK; encoded by the coding sequence ATGAAAAAATTATTAATTGTACTTGCCGTTTTTGTTGTATTGTTACTAGCCCTAGGTGGTTGGTACGTTAGCGCAAATAATGAGTTAGTAGAAATGAAAGGACAAGCGGTTAAACAATGGGCAAATGTAGAAAGCTCTTACCAAAGAAGAAATGACCTTATTGGCAACTTAGTAAAAACAGTACAAGGTGCAGCAGATTTTGAAAAAAGCACTTTAACTGGTGTTATAAATGCAAGAGCTAAAGCAACGTCTATAAACATAGACCCTTCTAATATGACACCAGAACAGATAGCGCAATTTAGTAAAGTGCAAAGCGGTTTAACTGGTGCGCTTAGCAAATTACTGGTTTCTGTAGAACGTTATCCTGATTTAAAAGCTAATAAAAACTTTTTAGAATTACAAGCACAAATAGAAGGCACAGAAAACAGAATTAATGTAGAACGCAATAGGTTTAATGACATAGCTGGTGACTACAATATCCATATAAAAAAAATACCTACAAATATTATTGCTGCAATAGCTAATTTTGAACCTATGGCATTATTTAGTGCTGATGAAGGATCAGAAAAAGCACCAGATGCAAGTTTTGATTTTAAATAA
- a CDS encoding TPM domain-containing protein: MSKVEDFLTTAEEQEIVNAIISAEKNTSGEIRVHIEATSKIDHYKRAQEVFHFLKMDNTKAENGVLLYIAVLDKKFVIYGDKGINNAVPKDFWNTTKDAIQAEFTKGNFKQGIINGVLKAGKELETHFPWLHTDTNELSNEISKG; encoded by the coding sequence ATGTCTAAGGTTGAAGATTTTCTAACCACAGCGGAAGAACAAGAAATTGTTAATGCTATTATTTCTGCAGAAAAAAATACTTCTGGTGAAATAAGAGTGCATATTGAAGCTACAAGTAAAATAGACCATTACAAAAGAGCTCAAGAAGTGTTTCATTTTTTAAAAATGGATAATACTAAAGCAGAAAATGGCGTATTACTTTACATTGCTGTACTTGACAAAAAATTTGTTATATATGGCGATAAAGGTATAAATAATGCCGTACCTAAAGATTTTTGGAATACAACCAAAGATGCCATACAGGCTGAATTTACTAAAGGAAATTTTAAACAAGGAATTATTAATGGTGTATTAAAAGCCGGAAAAGAGTTAGAAACTCATTTTCCTTGGTTACATACAGACACCAATGAACTTAGCAATGAAATATCTAAAGGATAG
- a CDS encoding M23 family metallopeptidase, with product MSQVKYYYDPDTLSYRKIEHKKSKKFRNVALMFIGAAILGFLGLLLLLNTNLVNTPKELSLQRELHNYEFQFELLNKKMEQMEQVLANIEDRDNNIYRLYFEANPIPEEQRRAGFGGVNRYKSLEGFNNSDMIIDATKRLEIIQKQMVIQSKSLDEITKLAEEKEKFLEAIPAIQPISNEDLTRMASGYGWRSDPFTKVRKMHWGMDFTSPRGTPIYASGNGTVTRADASSTGYGKHIRIDHGYGYLTLYAHLSKYNVTAGQKVKRGDLIGFVGSTGRSEAPHLHYEVWKDGDRINPINFYYGNLSALEFENLLKHATQENQSLD from the coding sequence ATGTCTCAAGTTAAATATTATTATGATCCAGACACCCTATCTTACAGAAAGATAGAGCATAAAAAGTCTAAAAAGTTTCGCAATGTAGCGTTAATGTTTATTGGTGCTGCTATATTGGGTTTTTTAGGTTTATTACTCCTATTAAATACCAATTTAGTGAACACACCTAAAGAGCTATCTTTACAAAGAGAGTTGCATAATTACGAGTTTCAGTTTGAGTTGCTTAACAAAAAAATGGAGCAAATGGAACAAGTTTTAGCCAATATAGAAGATAGAGACAATAACATTTATCGCTTATATTTTGAAGCTAACCCAATACCAGAAGAACAAAGACGCGCTGGTTTTGGCGGTGTAAATAGATACAAATCTTTAGAAGGTTTTAATAATTCTGATATGATTATTGATGCTACTAAACGTTTAGAAATTATACAAAAACAAATGGTAATACAGTCTAAGTCTTTAGATGAAATTACCAAACTTGCTGAAGAAAAAGAAAAGTTTTTAGAAGCAATACCTGCCATACAACCTATAAGTAACGAAGACCTAACACGTATGGCATCTGGTTATGGCTGGAGGTCTGACCCCTTCACCAAAGTTCGTAAAATGCATTGGGGTATGGACTTTACATCTCCTAGAGGAACACCAATATATGCCTCTGGTAATGGTACAGTTACAAGAGCAGACGCCAGCTCTACTGGTTACGGTAAACACATACGTATAGATCACGGTTATGGCTACCTAACACTTTATGCACACTTAAGCAAATACAATGTTACTGCTGGACAAAAAGTAAAAAGAGGAGACCTTATTGGCTTTGTTGGCAGTACAGGTAGGTCTGAAGCTCCACACTTACATTATGAAGTTTGGAAAGATGGTGACAGAATTAACCCTATTAACTTTTACTACGGTAACCTTTCTGCTCTAGAGTTTGAAAACTTATTAAAACACGCAACTCAAGAAAATCAATCATTGGATTAA
- a CDS encoding DUF4230 domain-containing protein, whose amino-acid sequence MKRILVGIIIVLVALLVFKTCSDKKEEQSILQENSMLIQQQIQNVSKLVVTEGHFAEVYNYKDSQQLFGPLITAEKKALVVVNADVTVAYDLSKIVFKVDEENKILQITSIPEPEVKISPDYEYYDVTADFLNQFDANDYNKIKKSVKASLLKKVENSTLKTNAQNRLLSELSKFYVLTNSLGWTLKYNDNPINEIEELKAIKELELQ is encoded by the coding sequence ATGAAGAGAATCCTTGTAGGAATTATTATTGTTTTAGTGGCTTTACTTGTATTTAAAACTTGTTCAGATAAAAAAGAAGAACAATCTATTTTACAAGAAAACTCAATGTTAATACAGCAGCAAATACAAAATGTATCTAAGCTTGTAGTAACCGAGGGTCACTTTGCAGAAGTATATAATTATAAAGATTCTCAGCAGCTTTTTGGACCGCTAATTACAGCAGAAAAAAAAGCGTTGGTTGTAGTTAATGCAGATGTTACTGTTGCTTATGATTTAAGTAAAATTGTTTTTAAGGTAGATGAAGAAAACAAAATATTACAAATTACAAGCATTCCGGAACCAGAAGTAAAAATAAGTCCAGATTATGAGTATTATGATGTTACGGCCGATTTTTTAAATCAGTTTGATGCTAATGATTATAATAAAATAAAGAAAAGCGTTAAAGCATCACTACTTAAAAAAGTTGAAAATTCTACCTTAAAAACAAATGCGCAAAACAGACTTTTAAGTGAGCTGTCTAAGTTCTATGTACTAACAAATTCTTTGGGTTGGACATTGAAATATAATGACAACCCAATTAATGAAATTGAAGAATTAAAAGCTATAAAAGAGCTAGAGTTGCAGTAA
- a CDS encoding aromatic amino acid hydroxylase, with amino-acid sequence MSYTSNYILDKLPTHLKQYIKPQNYEDYTPINQAVWRYVMRKNVDYLSKVAHTSYLDGLKKTGISIENIPNMYGMNRILQEIGWAAVAVDGFIPPSAFMEFQAYNVLVIASDIRQLENIEYTPAPDIIHEGAGHAPIIANPEYAEYLRRFGEIGCKAISSGKDYELYEAVRHLSIIKEAADSDEEEIEKAEKHVEDLQQNMGEPSEMALIRNLHWWTVEYGLIGTTDNPKIYGAGLLSSIGESAWCMTDQVKKLNYSIEAAHKSFDITQPQPQLFVTPDFAYLSQVLEEFANTMALRTGGLDGVNKLIDSKALGTVELSTGLQISGVFTNVLTHKGKPSYIQTTGKTALSYREKELVGHSTKHHSDGFGSPIGKLKGINLAIEDMSPRDLKAYNIFEGQTITLEFVGGIKVKGSIITGTRNLKGEIVLITFENCTVTQDETILFKPEWGLYHMAVGEKIVSAFNGPADLHSFDLITHSITEETIKPKQTEAKTQLENLYKQVREFREGTNITISRNKVFQEVKNNYPTDWLLPVELYELAKSNNDDDFAVEIIEHLETVKQNNPKVGHLIDDGLELVDKSLVV; translated from the coding sequence ATGTCTTACACAAGCAATTATATATTAGATAAACTACCAACGCATTTAAAGCAATACATAAAACCGCAAAATTATGAGGATTACACTCCAATTAATCAAGCTGTTTGGCGTTATGTTATGCGTAAAAATGTAGATTATTTAAGTAAAGTTGCACACACATCTTACTTAGATGGTTTAAAAAAGACAGGCATTTCTATAGAAAACATTCCTAATATGTACGGTATGAACCGTATTTTACAAGAAATAGGTTGGGCTGCTGTTGCAGTAGACGGTTTTATACCTCCTTCTGCTTTTATGGAGTTCCAAGCTTACAATGTACTGGTTATTGCATCTGACATAAGACAATTAGAAAATATAGAATACACACCTGCACCAGACATTATTCATGAAGGTGCTGGCCACGCTCCTATTATAGCAAATCCTGAATACGCCGAGTATTTAAGACGATTTGGAGAAATAGGATGCAAAGCAATTTCTAGTGGAAAAGATTATGAATTGTATGAAGCTGTTAGGCATTTATCTATTATAAAAGAGGCTGCTGACTCTGATGAAGAAGAAATAGAAAAAGCAGAAAAACACGTTGAAGACTTGCAACAAAATATGGGAGAACCTAGTGAAATGGCGTTAATTCGTAATTTACACTGGTGGACTGTAGAATATGGCCTAATTGGCACTACAGATAACCCTAAAATTTATGGTGCAGGCTTGCTTTCTTCTATTGGTGAAAGTGCTTGGTGTATGACAGACCAAGTTAAAAAACTAAACTACTCTATTGAAGCAGCTCATAAGTCTTTTGACATTACACAGCCACAACCTCAGCTTTTTGTAACACCAGACTTTGCCTATTTAAGTCAGGTTTTAGAAGAATTTGCTAACACAATGGCACTACGCACTGGTGGTTTAGATGGTGTAAACAAACTTATAGACTCTAAAGCTTTAGGAACTGTAGAACTTAGTACAGGCCTACAAATATCTGGTGTATTTACAAATGTACTTACACATAAAGGAAAACCTAGTTACATACAAACTACTGGTAAAACTGCTTTATCTTACAGAGAAAAAGAATTAGTTGGCCACAGTACAAAACACCACTCAGATGGTTTTGGCTCTCCTATTGGCAAGCTAAAAGGTATTAACTTGGCCATAGAAGATATGAGTCCGCGCGACTTAAAAGCATATAATATTTTTGAAGGACAAACCATTACTTTAGAATTTGTTGGCGGTATTAAGGTTAAAGGAAGCATTATAACTGGCACACGTAACCTTAAAGGTGAAATTGTACTTATAACTTTTGAAAACTGTACGGTTACGCAGGATGAAACTATATTATTTAAACCAGAATGGGGATTGTACCATATGGCTGTGGGCGAGAAAATTGTTTCTGCTTTTAACGGACCAGCAGATTTGCATAGTTTTGATTTAATTACACACAGCATTACCGAAGAAACAATAAAGCCTAAACAAACAGAAGCTAAAACACAGCTAGAAAACTTATACAAACAAGTACGTGAGTTTAGAGAAGGTACTAATATTACAATTTCTAGAAATAAAGTGTTTCAAGAGGTAAAAAACAACTACCCAACAGATTGGTTGCTCCCTGTAGAATTGTATGAATTAGCCAAATCTAATAACGATGATGATTTTGCAGTAGAAATTATTGAACACCTAGAGACTGTAAAACAAAACAACCCTAAAGTTGGGCATTTAATTGATGACGGATTAGAGTTGGTAGATAAAAGTTTGGTTGTATAA
- a CDS encoding TPM domain-containing protein, whose protein sequence is MKYLKDSLFLLILFVANFTLAQYKIPEKPKLQTSVYDYAKLLSDTEKSSLERKLISYSDSTSTQIVIAIIPSTEGENITFLGAQWGQKWGLGQKGKDNGILILLAKNDRKIAINTGYGVEGRLPDITAHQIINNVIIPEFKSGSYYNGLNYGADAIFSALKGEFKEDRNLTKFRLESFLPFIVFFIIILILINKKRNNGGNNGGNRSTGIDLLDIIILSNLGRGGSSGGFGGGGSFGGGSTGGFGGGFGGGGFGGGGASGGW, encoded by the coding sequence ATGAAATATCTAAAGGATAGTTTATTTTTATTAATCTTATTTGTTGCTAATTTTACTTTAGCTCAATATAAAATACCAGAAAAACCCAAGCTACAAACTAGTGTATATGACTATGCAAAGCTTTTATCTGATACAGAAAAAAGTAGCTTAGAGCGTAAACTTATTAGCTATTCTGATAGCACATCTACACAAATAGTTATTGCTATAATACCTAGTACAGAAGGTGAAAATATCACCTTTTTAGGGGCACAATGGGGACAAAAATGGGGTCTTGGCCAAAAAGGAAAAGACAACGGTATTTTAATATTATTGGCTAAAAATGACAGAAAAATAGCCATAAACACTGGTTACGGTGTAGAGGGTAGATTACCAGACATTACAGCACACCAAATTATTAATAATGTAATTATACCCGAGTTTAAGTCTGGTAGCTATTATAACGGCTTAAACTATGGCGCAGACGCCATTTTTAGTGCTTTAAAAGGTGAATTTAAAGAAGATAGAAACCTTACTAAATTTCGATTAGAATCTTTTTTGCCATTTATTGTTTTCTTTATTATCATTTTAATATTGATAAATAAAAAAAGAAACAACGGCGGTAATAACGGTGGTAACAGGTCTACAGGAATAGACTTGTTAGATATAATTATACTAAGTAATCTTGGCCGTGGAGGATCATCTGGTGGCTTTGGCGGAGGCGGAAGCTTTGGTGGAGGCAGCACAGGAGGTTTTGGCGGCGGCTTTGGTGGCGGTGGCTTTGGTGGCGGTGGTGCTTCTGGAGGTTGGTAA
- a CDS encoding DUF4136 domain-containing protein translates to MKALKMALAPIFALVLFSSCTSVRVLSDYDKEANFNTYKTYAFYKTGIDKAQISDLDKKRILKAIDAEMSSRGFVKSSTPDILVSIFTKEKERVDIYNNYWGGGFGWGWNPYYFGNGFNRSNVSTSTEGSLYIDLIDAKNKELVWQGRGIGTLNNTNNIEKKEQRIKEFVSQILEAYPPAIASN, encoded by the coding sequence ATGAAAGCATTAAAAATGGCACTGGCACCAATATTTGCATTGGTACTATTTAGTTCTTGTACCTCTGTACGTGTTTTGTCTGACTATGATAAAGAAGCAAACTTTAATACTTATAAAACGTATGCTTTTTATAAAACAGGTATAGATAAGGCGCAAATATCTGACTTAGACAAAAAAAGAATTCTAAAGGCTATTGATGCTGAAATGAGTTCTAGAGGTTTTGTAAAATCTAGTACTCCTGATATCTTGGTTAGTATTTTTACTAAAGAAAAAGAACGCGTAGATATTTACAATAATTACTGGGGCGGTGGCTTTGGTTGGGGTTGGAATCCTTACTATTTTGGCAATGGCTTTAACAGAAGCAATGTTTCTACCAGTACAGAAGGATCTTTATATATAGACTTAATTGATGCTAAAAATAAGGAACTAGTTTGGCAAGGCCGCGGTATTGGCACATTAAACAATACAAATAACATAGAAAAAAAGGAACAACGCATCAAAGAGTTTGTTTCTCAAATACTAGAAGCATATCCGCCAGCAATTGCATCTAACTAA